A segment of the Methylomonas paludis genome:
GTCGGCGGTGTAGCGGCACTTAACACCAAATACGCTGCAGAACGATTTTTTATCTTTCACCGTAAACGCTTGTGGAATCCCAGCGAAGCCAAATGGATGGGTTGGGAACGCAAGCGCGGTAAGCTGCATGAATTTAACCGTTTATTGCGCGGCGCCACCGACACCTCGTTTCTGGCAGTCAATGGTCAGCCCGCAGCAGCCCCTCCAGGGGTGTGTTATGTCATTACTCTGGATGCCGATACCAAATTACCGATGGGCACAGTGGCCCAATTAGTCGGCGTGGCCATGCACCCGTTAAATCAGCCGGTTTTTGACAGCAAAAGCCAGCGTATAGTTGATGGTTACGGCATACTCCAGCCGCGGGTAACGCCAACCCTGCCGCAACGCCGCGAACACTCATTGTTTCACCAGTTGTTCGCCGGCGCAGCCGGGTCGGATGCCTATGCCAGTTCGGTTTCTGAACTCTATCAGGATTTATTTGCACTGGGTACCTATAGCGGTAAGGGTTTATATCATGTTGACAGTTTCGAAGCGGCATTAGCCGGGCGAGTGCCAGACAACACTCAGCTGAGTCATGATCTGTTTGAAAGTGTTTACGCTCGCTGTGCACTGGTTAGTGATATTGAGTTTTTTGAAGAATTTCCTTGTCATACCGAGGTAGCGGCTTCGCGGGAACATCGCTGGGCGCGCGGCGACTGGCAGTTATTGCCCTGGATATTCGGCACCAGCGGCAGCAATATGCCCTTGTTGGGCCGCTGGAAAATGCTCGACAACTTACGCCGTTCCCTGTCGGCACCGGCAGCATTTGCGGCGCTGGTGTTGAGTTGGGCCATTCCCGGTGCGCCGCACGCGTTGCTGACCGGCCTGGTGCTGACGGCTCTGGCTATTCCCACCATCATGGCCTGCACCAAAAGCCTGGCACCGCCCAGGCGCGGCATTTCATCGTTTACCCATTGGCGAAACACCTTGCAGACTGTGCTCTGGGCTATCGGTAACAGCCTGGTGGCACTGGTGTTTCTGGTGCAACATGCCTGGTTGATGACCGATGCCATCGCCAATACCCTGGTCAGATTATTAATTACCCGGCGGCGCTTGCTGAAATGGGTAACGGCCTTACAGGCCAAAAATGTTTCGGATAATACTCTAAAAAATCTGCTTAAGCCCTTGGGCCGTTCATCCTTGCTGGTGCTTGGTGCGGCGGCGGTGGTGTTAATCGGTAATCCCGCCGGATTGACGGTGGCTGCGCCGTTTATGCTGTTGTGGTTATTGGCCCCAATACTTGCCCGCAGCTTAAGTCTGCCACCCAAGCTGGATAAAGCCGAACAGCTGCAAGCAGGGGATGCCCAAGCCATGCGTTTGCTGGGTCGGCGTATCTGGCGGTTTTTTACCGTTTTTGTGACGGCAGACGAACATCATTTACCCCCGGACAATTTTCAGGAAGACCCGGAACCCGTTATCGCCCAGCGCAGTTCGCCCACCAATTTTGGCCTGTATCTGTTGTCGGTGGCGGCAGCCCGTGATTTTGGCTGGATCGGTCTGCTAGAGGCTATGGACAGGCTGGAGGCCAGTATGACCACACTGAACGGTCTGGCCCGGCTGAACGGTCATTTTTACAACTGGTACGATACCCGTGATTTACGAATTTTGGAACCCGCTTATATTTCCACTGTGGATAGCGGAAATCTGGCCGGACATCTGCTTACCTTGGCGGAAACCTGCCGGGAAACGCTGAGCAAACCGCTGTTGCTTAGGCACAGTTTGCCGGGTTTGATCGATACTCATGCTTTATTGACAGCCGAACTTGCCGCCATCAGTGATGATAAACGCACCTTGACGGTCACACTGGCTGAGCTACGCCAAAAAACCTCATTACTGGGCGAGATGTTGCAAACAAGACCAGTCGATGCCCCAGCTTGGGCCGAGCTTTGGCAGAAATTGCCAAAATGTGCCGAGAATCTGCAGGATTTGGCTAGTGCTTACGCTGCCGAACGCGGCGATGCCGAACACAGCGAAATGCTGACTTGGTGCGGATTGCTATGTGACGATATTCGTTCCCAGACCCGCGACATCGATACTTTGTTGCCCTGGATTAAGCTCACCAGCCAATTTGACGCCATTCACCTGGTAGCCAGCCAAGCCCAGCATCCCGTCTGGTGGCAGGCCGCCGTACTGGATATCCCTTTAAACCAGTTGGCAGATTTCTACACCAGGACTTTGGACGAGTGGCAGGGTATCAATGCCCCCGATTTGCCGGTGGCTAGTTTGAAGGCGTTGGTGAAATTGCGCTGGGCGGCTGAGCAAACTAATTTGTTATGCAAGCGTCTGGAACGCTTGGCGGCCCAATCGGACAAGTTGTTTAATGAGATGGATTTTGGCTTTTTGTATGACCACAAACGCCACATGCTGACCTTGGGTTATTCCGCAACAGAAGGTCGTGCTGATGACAGTTATTATGACTTGCTGGCTTCCGAGGCCAGACTGGCCAGTTTTATTGCCATTGCCAAACGTGAAGTGCCCAGCAACCACTGGTTTCATTTAGGCCGGCGCGTCACCCGCGCCGCAAAGGGTACAGTGTTGTTATCCTGGTCGGGGTCTATGTTTGAATATCTGATGCCTTCACTGGTCACATTTACTCCGCGTTACAGTCTGCTGGATCAAACCTGCCGGCTGGTGGTAAAACGCCAGATCGAGTATGGCAAAGAATGCGGCATACCTTGGGGCGTGTCGGAATCGGCGTTTAACAGCCGCGATATTGCCCTGACTTACCAGTATTCGGCGTTTGGTGTTCCCGGTCTGGGCATGAAGCGCGGACTAGGCGAAAACCGGGTGATTGCGCCTTACGCAACGGCGCTGGCCGCCATGTATTCACCCCATGCCGCCGTGGAGAATTTTGCCCGACTTACTGAACAGGGCGCTTTGGGCCGCTATGGTTTTTACGAAGCTCTCGATTATACGCCGGTGCGGCTTTCCGAAGGCCAGCAAGTAGCGATAGTACGTTGTTATATGGCTCATCATCAGGGCATGTCCTTACTGGCATTTGCCAATGCTGTGCATGACGGAACCATGCGTCACCGCTTTCACAATGCTGCCCTAATCCAGGCAGCGGATTTGCTGTTGCAGGAACGCATACCCCAAGGGGCCGATACCAGCAGCCTGCCTTTGACTCAAGCCTTGGCCGAAATCAAGGAAATAGTTCAGACTCCAGTGAAACGGCTGTCGTCACCCATGTCGGCCAGTCCGTCCACTCAATTGCTTTCCAATGGCCGCTATACCGTCATGATCACCGGCTCCGGCTCCGGCTACAGTCAATGGCGTAATCTGGCCTTGACTCGCTGGCGTGAAGATGTCACCCGGGATGCCTGGGGAAGTTATCTGTATCTGCGCGATGTCGAAAGTGGACAGGTCTGGTCGGCCACTTATCAACCGACCACAGTTATCCCGGAACATTATGAGGTGGTGTTTGTAGAGGATAGGGCCAAAATCAGCCGTAGCGATTTTGATATCACCAGTACCCTGGAAATTGTGATTTCCCCGGAGGACGACGCCGAAATCCGCCGGTTGAGTTTAACTAATAACGGTATGCACAGCCGGGAAATTGAAATTACCTCCTATGCCGAGCTGGTGCTGACCAGCGCAGCAGCGGATATTGCCCATCCGGCATTTTCCAATTTATTTGTCCAAACCGAATATCGGGCGCAAAGTCGGGGTTTGATTGCGCATCGCCGCCCCCGCACCCAGGAAGATCGACCTATCTGGCTGGCCCATGTATTGGCGGGCAGTCAGGCCAACGAAGGCCTGCAATATGAAACCGACCGCTCGCGTTTTATTGGCCGCGGCCTGAATTTACGTGCGCCGATTGCGATCATGGATGGCCGGCCTTTGAGTAACACGGTCGGATCGGTACTTGATCCGATCTTTAGCCTGCGCACCAGGGTGCGGATTGCGGCGGGTACGACTGAACACCTGACCTTTACCACCTTGGCAGCCTTATCCCGCCAGCATGCCGAAGATCTGGCCGACAAATATCATAACACCGAGTCCTGGGAACGGGTGTCTGCACTGGCCTGGACACATGCTCAAGTGCAACTGCATCATTTGCATACCAAACCGGAGGAAGCTCAGTTGTTTCAGGCTTTGGCCAATCGCTTGATTTATAGTGATTCTACCTTACGGCCATACGGCCGATTATTGCAGATGAACACGCTGAACGTGACCAGTTTGTGGCGCTACGGCATTTCCGGTGACCGGCCCATTATTTTGTTGCGGGTTAAAGAGTTGGAGGATAGGCGCATCGTCGAGCAATTGTTGCGTGCTCATGAATACTGGCGCATCAAAGGCCTAAAGGCAGATCTGCTGATTCTCAACGAAAAAGAATTATCTTATGTAGAAGATTTACAGGCTTTGCTGGAAGCGATGGTGCGGGATATGCAATCACGCTCCACACCCGAACCGGACAGCAAAGGTGATATTTTTGTGTTGCGCATGGATCAGCTGTCCGTGGAGGAACGGGTGTTTCTGCAAAGTGTAGCCAGGGTGGTGCTGGTCAGTAATCGCGGCAGCCTGTCTGAACAATTATTAAGACATCCGCGCCCCGAAACCGCTTTTATTAACTGGCAGACCCCGGTTCCGGCACAAGATCCGCCTGAAAAACTGGCTCAACCCACCCTGGAGTGTTTTAACGGCTTGGGTGGATTTGGCAATAACGGCAGTGAGTACGTGATTGTGCTCGATAAAGGCCAATGGACGCCGGCCCCCTGGGTTAATGTAATCGCTAATCCGGAATTTGGCTTTATCGTCTCGGAACTGGGCAGTAGCTGTACCTGGGCCGGCAACAGCCGGGCCAACCAGCTCACACCCTGGTCTAACGATCCAGTCAGCGATGCATCCGGCGAAGTGTTTTATATCCGCGATGATCAAAGCCAGGCCTTATGGTGCCCGACCGCCTTGCCGATCCGTGTGGAAAATGCCGCCTATCAGATCCGCCACGGTCAAGGTTACAGCTGTTTTGAACACGACTCACACGGTATCCACAGTAACCTGATGCAACTGGTCAGCCCTGATGATCCGGTAAAAATTTCCATTCTGACTTTAAAAAATCACTCGGGTCGCACCCGCAAACTGACCGTGGCTGCCTATGTGGAATGGGTGCTAGGCGCAAGCCGCACTGTCACCGCCAGTCATATTGTCACCGAACTCGATCCAGAGACCGGTGCTGTGTTTTCCTGTAATCCCTGGGATGCAGAATTTGGCGGGCGCTACGCCTTTGCCGATCTGAGTGGCCAGCAAACCAGCTGGACCGGTAATCGCCGGGAATTTATCGGCCGCAACGGCAGTTTACAAGCCCCGGCAGGATTATTGACGGCCAGCACGTTGAAAAACCGGCTGGGAGCCGGGCTAGATGCCTGTGCAGCCTTGCAGACCCAGGTGATACTGGCTGCAGGCGCAGAAATCGAGCTGGTTTTTGTGCTGGGCCAGGGATTGCAACGGAGTCATGCCGTAGAATTGATTAAACGGTATCGGCTAAGCGATCCAACTGCCATCCTGGAACAGGTTAAGCAATTCTGGCAGGGTGTGCTGACTACGGTGCAGATTAAAACCCCGGATCGGGAGCTGGATTTGTTAATAAACCGCTGGCTGCTGTATCAGACCCTGAGCTGCCGGATGTGGGCCAGAGCCGGATTTTATCAGGTAGGCGGGGCGTTTGGCTTCCGGGATCAATTGCAGGACTGTATGGCTCTAGCGGTAACCCGGCCCGATTTGAGCCGCCGGCATTTGCTGTCTGCCGCTGAGCGTCAGTTTGGCGAAGGTGATGTACAGCATTGGTGGCACCCGCCTTCAGGGCGTGGTGTGCGCACCCATTTTTCCGATGATCGTCTGTGGCTAGCTTATGCCGTGGCCTATTATGTAAAAATCAGCGGCGACAACAAGATTCTGGATGTGCTTTTACCTTTTCTGGATGGCCCGACATTAGCGGCTGACCAGGAAGATGCGTATTTCCTGCCTACTGTATCTGTAGAACATGCCGGTCTATATGAACATTGCCGACGCGCCATCGATCTGAGTTTAAGCACCGGTCGACATGGATTGCCTTTAATCGGCAGCGGCGACTGGAATGATGGCATGAACCGGGTAGGTCGGGAAGGTCAAGGCGAAAGTATCTGGCTGGCCTGGTTTTTGATTGCCACACTAAAACAATTTATCCCGCTGGCCGAGTCCCATGGCGACCACGCCAGTGCCGAGCGCTGGCAACAGCATATCACCCAATTAAAACTGGCCGTAGAAGCGGAAGGCTGGGACGGAGCCTGGTACCGGCGCGCCTATTTTGATGACGGCTCACCTTTGGGTTCGGCAGCCAATGCTGAATGCCGGATAGATTCCATCGCCCAAAGCTGGGCGGTAATATCTGGCGCGGCAGATGGCGAACGGGCAGAGCGGGCCATGCAGTCAGTTAAAGAATATCTGGTCCGCTATGGTGATGATCTGGTTTTGCTATTTACCCCGCCGTTTGACAAAACCGAGCGCGATCCCGGCTATATCAAAAGCTATCCGCCCGGTGTGCGTGAAAACGGCGGTCAATATACTCATGCCGCCATTTGGTCGGTTATTGCCTACGCCATGCTGGGGGAAGGTGATCAGGCCGAAGAATTGCTGCGTTTGTTGAATCCCATTAAGCGTACCAGTTCCCGCACCGGTGTTTATGCCTATAAGGTGGAACCCTATGTACTGGCCGCCGATATTTACTCGGAACCCCCTCATGTCAGACGCGGCGGCTGGACCTGGTATACCGGTGCAGCGGGCTGGTTTTACCGGGCCGGATTGGAATCCATCCTGGGTTTGCAAATTCATGGCGATCAATTGCTGATCAAACCTTGCATCCCCAGATCCTGGCCGAGCTACAGCATGGTGTATCAGTATCTTAACAGTCGCTATGAAATCAGCGTGGAAAATCCTGATGCAGTATGTCAGGGCGTAATTCTGGTCGAACTAGACGGTATCAGCCAGCCGGATACGACTATTGATTTACAAAACGACGGGCAGGTGCATCAGTTACGCATAATTTTAGGTGAAAACCATTTGCTGGACGGATAGGGTAATCATTACCAGATTTTAAGCTTTTAATTACGGAGTAATATTATGAAAAACAATAAATTATTGACTTCATTTCATATGAAGTCTAAATCAGTGTTATTGCGCAGTCTGACCTTGAACCTGCTATTGATCCTCCCTGCGGCAACACCGGTTAACGCCATGAGCACTTGGGAGAGTCTGGATTTAATCAAGTCTGGGTGCCCTGCTGGTTCTGAGCAGTATCAAAAACTTAACGCCCTTAAAACTCAAATCAGCCAGGCAGAAACCGTGGATGCAGCGCGAATCATGGCGTTGACCCCCACAAATGCAGCCCTGTCCGCATTGGACAATGCCTATACCTTGCTGCCGTTCAGCGATGAACTGGCAGGTGCAAAAGACCGGCTCAGTGCGGTACGCAGCCGAATTATCCTGGCATCATCCCAAGCACAAGTGGCAGACGAATTTTCCGGTATGTTGCTGGCTGGTCTGGACGACGACAAACAGGCACATGTCAGTGTAGGCAAAACTGGTTGTAACTATTCAACCGGCGAAACTATTGCTATTGTCATAGGATTGATCTTAGGCATAATTCCTGGGCTGATATTACTGGTGGTGTTGTGTTGAATGGTATTGAAAGCTTATTTTTATAGTAGCGTGCCAATCGTATTTTGACGGATACGGCGTGAACGCAGTGATGCGCATCAATCGCAAACCATGCGCCTTCAGAGTCATCACATCATCATAGCGCTTCCGTCAAAGTAATGTTGGGCAACCACTAGTGAGCTTTCTGCTGTTGTGCATAGGCCTCGACAATAGCCTGAATCATAGGACCAAACCGTTCTTTAAGTTCTTCACAGCGTGTGGAGTTGATAAGCTCGACACCCTTGCGTTCGCTGCGGATCAGACCGGCCTCGCGCAAAATGCGGAAGTGTTGGGATAATGTTGATTTAGGCAGTATTTCTTTTTGGATGTTTAAAAAGGTTGAACAATTCTTGGCGCATTCTGATTTGGCTAGATTGGCGAATATTTCTATACGCACCGGGTCAGAAAAAGCATGCAGTATGCCTTCGACCGTAATTTCTTCGATGTTCGGATGAAAAACCTTTCTCATGCTAATTATATTAGCATAGTTTAACAGCATTGTTTAATAGTTCCATAATACCGAACAAATGAATAATTGAATTCATTTTGGCAAGATTACTGTTAACTTTAGAGGATTAGTCATGAACAAACTTTCTGGAAAAATTGCGGTTATTACTGGTGGTAATAGTGGTATTGGCTTGGCAACAGCCAAATTATTTGTCAAAGAGGGGGCTAAAGTCGTTATTACCGGCCGCAGGCAAGAGGAACTTGATGCCGCCGTGGCATCAATTGGTGGCAGCGTTGTTGGTGTGCGAGGTGATGTTGCCAATCTAGCAGATCTTGATCGGCTTTATGCCGAAGTTAAAGCCAAGTTTGGAAATATTGACATCCTGTTTGCTAATGCCGGCATAGCAGAGTTATCGCCTATAGACGCGGTTACTGAAGAGCATTTTGACAAAACCTTTGGCATTAACGTCAAAGGCTTGCTGTTTACGGTGCAGAAGGCTTTGCCGTTATTGGTGGATGGCGGTTCGGTGATCCTGAACTCGTCAATAGCAAATACAGTGGGCATGGACGGCTTTGGAGTTTATTCTGCGACCAAAGCTGCCGTCCGTTCTTTTGCCCGCACTTGGACGACTGAATTAAAGGCCCGTAGCATTCGGGTCAACGTGGTCAGTCCCGGCCCGGTTGAAACACCAATATTTGACAAAATGGGCTTGTCAGTCGAACAAATTGCAGCATTTGGGACAAATATAGCAACTCAAGTGCCTTTAGGCCGCTTTGGCCGTCCTGAGGAAATCGCCCAAGCGGTACTATTCTTGGCATCATCCGACAGCAGTTATATCGCTGGCGTGGATTTGTATGTCGATGGCGGCATGGTCGCCGTTTAATTTAATAACACCATCAGTTGCTTAAACAAAAAGCTATTCCAAATTGGCCGTATATACTAGGGAAATCTGGTGACAAGTGCCCGAACAAAAAAAACAGCCACTATCAAGAATTTGTCATTTGCAAAATAACCATTTTGATAAAAGATATTAATGTTCAATGGCTTGTAAATATGACAGTATTTTCCCTCAAGTCTATCGCTGATTTCTTATAGCCATGAAGCTTGGAGTGAGGTGGCTTTATTAGTCATGCCTGAATTGCTACATAGTTCATTGCCAACGAGATAAACATGAAATGCGAAAAAAGGCTATTCGCAGCAACAATGCTGCTCAGTCCGCAACCATGGGAGGATGTCTATCAATCATCCAGCTACAATAAGTATCTTCACTGCTATTATCAATTCCTGTGGCGGAGTGGTTCAGGACTATAGCTTTGATAGCGGAGTATTCGCACACACTGACTCATGCGGATTTTGGTAGCGGCGGAACCGTAAACTGGTGGGCTGGACGTGCGTTTGTGCATTATTTAGACACCATCAATTATAATCACTCCATGCATTGGTCTTTGCCGACTCCGCCTATAGCGGACAAGAAAATTATTAAAGGGTTAAATTGTTCCTGAATCCGTGACTTCAGTTGTTGCAATGAAATTCATCTGTGCTCATTTAAAAAATAGCCGTCAATTTGTTCAATTTCCAGAGGGAAAATAGTTTGGCCATTCCATTCGTGGGTATTTTCCGGCAATTATTGGCTGAATATGCGTCATTTATTTTCTGTTGGCAAGTCTCCGCCCGCGGCGGCAGGTGTCGCCGGTATTAACTGGGTGGATTTGGATTAGCTGGCGGCTAATTTAGCATAGGTAGCCTCGAAAGCCTTAAAGCCAGTGCAGGCAGCGGAAAACCGCAGTTTCAGGCGGCGGCCGGTTCGGATGACCCTCGCAGCTAGGTACATGAGTTCCTGCATAACCGTTTTGATGCGCCGCCGTTTGGCAGGGTGTCTAACGGGACTGATGTCGCCGAGTAAGCCTATCAGGCCGATCCAGCGCAAAATGTTGTAGCTGTAGGCGCTCAAGGTCATAATCAGATCGTTGGTGGCAAATTTGCCGGACGGCAAGCGCTCAATGTCCAGATCAGTTTTGAATTCACTGTGAAATTGTTCGGCAGTGGCATGATCCCGGTACAGGGCGATGATGTGGGCGTCATCGTAGTGCGATTGATCCAGGGAAGTCCACCAACCTTCGATTTCGATGTCGGGTATCAACAGCATTTGGCCGCTGGCCGTGGTGGTGCGTTCGGTGATTTGCATGACGCGGCGGAAGCGATAGGTTTTATCGCTACGGGTCTGTTGCTCTTCCACGCTGAACAGCGCAACGCGCTTGCCTTCTCGTGGACTTGTCCATTGACCTTTTTGTTCGGCTTGCGCTAACCAGGTTTCAACGTCTTGTTTGCGCGGATTCCATTTCACAATGAAATCGACTTGCTCGTCACCGCTCAGCCAGATGCGGGTATCCAGTGCATCATGACCGCTATCCAGGCGTACCAGCAATGGCTTATCGGTCAGACGTTTGGCGGCAGGAATGACGCGTTCCAGGGTATATTGAAATTCGGATTGGCTCAGTGAGTCGCTATTTTTGCGAAAGCTTGTTTAGGGGCATCCCAGCCCCAACAAGCGGCAAAAATTACGCGACCGCTAATGCCTCCGGCGGCCCCGATTCGTCCTCCTCACCTCGTTCCGACCCAACAAGGGGATCGGAACTTCGGCTCCAAGTGACTTGACGGCGTTTCGCGATGCCTTGCAGGTTTTCTCCACTTCGCTTCGAAAACCCGCCCGGCGCTACGCCTATCGGGGACTAAAAATCTTCGCTCCACTTACGTTCCGCTTCCAAGATTTTCAGCGAATGCTGTTTGCCCACTCTGAGTTCATTGGTCAAACACCAGCCTTCGTTACCCAAATAAGCGGCTATCGGTGCGTAACCGTCATAGCCTTTGTAGGTTCTGGAGATGCCTTCCTTGCGGGTCTTCTCGTTATTCATGGGGTAGACATCCATATCCAGTGCCACATGGCCGGTTTTTAAGGGGGTGACGGGGACTTGTGCCTCAACCATGAAGTCGATATTGCTGTTATAGACAATGGGCAATAATGCTTCGGCTTGCTCATCCAGGCGCTGTCTGAGGCGTGCGGTTGAAGGCACTTGCTTAATTGATAGGGATGATTTGAAATACAAGTCGTGACGATAGTTTTCAATGGCTTCAAAGTCGCTTTTCCCTAAGCATAAGGTCCCCATATAGGATTTGATAATGTCGCTGTGCGCTATGCCGTGCCGCAGTGGTATACCGCTTTTCAGCGCTTGATTAAGTTTGCCGTATTGGTTTAGGCATAAACCCACTAAGGCTAACCCAGAATGGCTGGTATAAATTTCCGTTTCGGATTGTTCAAGGATAAAATGTTCCATGGCTCACTCAATGGGTGAAATTATATTGAGCCTATTTTATCAAATTATGCCTTTTAAATCATTCGGATAGAGGAATTCTTGTGATTTAAAGTCACGGATTCAGGTTGTTAAAAAGCCCGAATAGCACGCACCCCAAACTCATTGCCCTTATCGACGTTGGAGTACTGGAAGCCATTGTTGAAGTTCTGATACCACGCATAGTTTTGGTCGTACTCGGTAGAACTCCAATAGCTATTGTTGTAGTTAACAAAACCACCTACAACTTTACTTTCCTGATATAACCATTTCAACTCTTGTTTTGAAGGTAAGTACCAGTCACCATAACAGCTTTCTGTTGTTGAACCCGAACAAGCCGTGATGCCATCGTCATGAATGCTGTAATTTGCAGCCAATAGTGCGGCAAAATTAGCGAGCGGAGCATCGCGGATTTGAGTGGCTACTTCTATAGTGGTATTCATAGCACCTGCAAACAGTCCATCACCTGAAGTGCCGACAATACCAAAATTTCCATTATTCCATGGTGCTGAGCCTTGGTCGGCCCTTGCCGCGATTAAACCGTGTTGACCATCAGCAGAAACGTAAAATATGATCCCTCCCTGATAAGAGTCACCTTTTTTATGAATGGTGACCCCTATACCCGCAGGGCCTTGTATACCCTGAGTGCCGCGAGGCCCTGCTGGGCCTTGTACGCCTTGAGGGCCACGAGGACCAGCCGGGCCTTGAGAACCTGTTGTAACTGCTTGAGCAGTAGTAATAAATAGCGTTACTAATGCCAGCATTTCAGTGAGTCGCTATTTTTGCGAAAGCTTGTTTAGGGGCATCCCAGCCCCAACAAGCGGCAAAAATTACGCGACCGCTAATGCCTCCGGCGGCCCCGATTCGTCCTCCTCACCTCGTTCCGACCCAACAAGGGGATCGGAACTTCGGCTCCAAGTGACTTGACGGCGTTTCGCGATGCCTTGCAGGTTTTCTCCGCTTCGCTTCGAAAACCCGCCCGGCGCTACGCCTATCGGGGACTAAAAATCTTCGCTCCACTTACGTTCCGCTTCCAAGATTTTCAGCGGAAGCAATTGTTAGTGGTTTTAGAGTTTTGTTTAACATAATCAAACGCTTTTATTTATAAGATGGGGTCTTGACGCAATAATTAGGCACTATGCTTCTTGGGCATTATCCAAGATTATACGGGTAAAGATGCGTAGCGCAAAATGCACTTAATTCCAATTGTCAATAAGCTATTAAAGGCCTTTACTGTGATCTTTATCCCGTTAGGCCCTTACAAAAAGCGATTTTGTGGTCCATATCCAAGCAACTGTAGCCACTGGCCCGGGTGTTTATTGCAATTGCCCAAGTTCCAATCGCCTCAGCTTTGGCGCCAGTTTTGCCGTTGCACCCACCACGATCAAGGTCATTGTGCCGCCAAAAATCACCGAAGGTACCAGCCCCATCAGACGTGCAGCGATGCCGGATTCAAAAGCACCCAACTCATTAGACGAGCCGATAAAGATGCCGCTGATCGCAGAAACCCTGCCGCGCATGGCATCCGGAGTGGCTAGTTGCAAGATAGTGCTGCGCAACACCACGGATACACCGTCGAACACGCCTGACAATATCAAGAGTAAACCGGCAAGCCAAAAATTCACAGACAGGGCAAAGCAGATCATGCTAATACCAAAACCGGCCACTGCCGCCA
Coding sequences within it:
- a CDS encoding ArsR/SmtB family transcription factor, translating into MRKVFHPNIEEITVEGILHAFSDPVRIEIFANLAKSECAKNCSTFLNIQKEILPKSTLSQHFRILREAGLIRSERKGVELINSTRCEELKERFGPMIQAIVEAYAQQQKAH
- a CDS encoding glucose 1-dehydrogenase; the protein is MNKLSGKIAVITGGNSGIGLATAKLFVKEGAKVVITGRRQEELDAAVASIGGSVVGVRGDVANLADLDRLYAEVKAKFGNIDILFANAGIAELSPIDAVTEEHFDKTFGINVKGLLFTVQKALPLLVDGGSVILNSSIANTVGMDGFGVYSATKAAVRSFARTWTTELKARSIRVNVVSPGPVETPIFDKMGLSVEQIAAFGTNIATQVPLGRFGRPEEIAQAVLFLASSDSSYIAGVDLYVDGGMVAV
- a CDS encoding DUF1566 domain-containing protein, whose product is MLALVTLFITTAQAVTTGSQGPAGPRGPQGVQGPAGPRGTQGIQGPAGIGVTIHKKGDSYQGGIIFYVSADGQHGLIAARADQGSAPWNNGNFGIVGTSGDGLFAGAMNTTIEVATQIRDAPLANFAALLAANYSIHDDGITACSGSTTESCYGDWYLPSKQELKWLYQESKVVGGFVNYNNSYWSSTEYDQNYAWYQNFNNGFQYSNVDKGNEFGVRAIRAF